A single genomic interval of Hyphomicrobium methylovorum harbors:
- a CDS encoding ankyrin repeat domain-containing protein — protein sequence MIQPFEEYHQVFLAMQAGDIDALERFCASVATFPNGADSWLGRRWIITAVQSESAATIQWMIGKQVELVFRDDEGLTVLHECIDVFHERKNCALHDIMRALISAGADVNLKGRDDWTPMHAAIARGDLVALEILAAAGANPDIPTTIDACESARDYAVRIEFKETTIILQQKPT from the coding sequence ATGATCCAGCCTTTTGAGGAATATCACCAAGTTTTCCTGGCTATGCAGGCTGGAGATATTGATGCGTTGGAGCGCTTTTGCGCGTCCGTTGCGACTTTTCCGAATGGAGCTGACTCTTGGCTAGGAAGGCGCTGGATTATAACGGCGGTCCAAAGTGAATCTGCTGCAACTATCCAGTGGATGATAGGCAAACAGGTGGAGCTCGTTTTCCGGGATGACGAGGGACTTACTGTTTTGCACGAATGTATCGATGTGTTCCATGAACGGAAAAATTGTGCGCTTCACGACATCATGCGCGCCCTAATATCCGCAGGCGCTGATGTAAATTTAAAAGGCCGGGATGATTGGACGCCGATGCATGCCGCAATTGCACGTGGCGATCTCGTTGCATTGGAGATTTTGGCAGCTGCAGGAGCTAACCCGGATATACCGACGACGATAGATGCATGCGAATCCGCGCGGGATTATGCCGTTCGTATCGAGTTCAAGGAGACTACAATTATTCTGCAGCAGAAGCCCACGTAG
- a CDS encoding linear amide C-N hydrolase, with translation MSQAVSRRLALTIALVAVAGAPLAMTAAEACTRILWNNSKLAVVASRTMDWPESTEPILTVFPRGISRTASHVGPVEFVKDNPAKWTSDYGSIVTSIYGLGAVDGLNEKGLAMHLLYLNSSDFGTRDTSKPGLIATLWGQYVLDKATNVAEALKLLEGVQVIKAEARGHQSNVHLALEDASGDSAIIEYIDGKPVVHHGREYTIMTNDPPYDQQIALLKKQDYSKPSSEMSLPGNVNATDRFQRAAYYSALLPEPRNEREAIAGVLAIARNVSVPFGAPYKGFGIYNTEYRTAIDLTKRLYFFELTTTPSVIWTDLLSFDLSAGAPVQELNPDNINLSGNVTDKFKKVVKAPF, from the coding sequence ATGAGCCAAGCTGTTTCTCGCCGCCTCGCACTAACAATCGCCCTCGTCGCCGTTGCCGGTGCGCCGCTGGCGATGACTGCAGCTGAAGCCTGCACCCGCATTCTCTGGAATAATAGTAAACTCGCGGTCGTCGCGAGCCGCACGATGGATTGGCCTGAGTCGACCGAGCCGATCCTCACCGTATTTCCGCGCGGCATTTCCCGAACCGCCAGTCACGTCGGACCGGTCGAGTTCGTGAAGGACAACCCTGCGAAATGGACATCGGATTACGGTAGCATCGTCACATCGATCTATGGGCTCGGCGCGGTCGATGGCCTCAACGAGAAGGGCCTCGCGATGCACCTTCTCTATCTCAACAGTTCGGACTTCGGTACGCGCGACACGTCGAAACCCGGCCTGATTGCCACGCTTTGGGGCCAATACGTTCTCGACAAAGCGACGAACGTCGCCGAAGCGCTGAAACTTCTCGAAGGCGTTCAAGTCATCAAGGCCGAGGCGCGCGGCCATCAATCAAACGTGCATCTAGCGTTGGAGGATGCGAGCGGCGATTCCGCAATCATTGAATATATCGACGGCAAACCTGTCGTTCATCACGGCCGCGAATACACGATCATGACCAACGACCCGCCGTACGATCAGCAAATCGCGCTTCTCAAAAAGCAGGATTATTCCAAGCCGAGCAGCGAAATGTCGCTACCTGGAAACGTGAATGCGACGGATCGCTTCCAGCGCGCAGCCTATTATTCGGCGCTCTTACCTGAACCGCGCAACGAACGCGAAGCCATTGCAGGCGTTTTGGCGATCGCGCGCAATGTGTCCGTGCCGTTCGGCGCGCCTTACAAAGGCTTCGGAATTTACAACACCGAGTATCGCACCGCGATCGACCTCACGAAGCGACTCTACTTTTTTGAATTGACCACCACCCCAAGCGTAATCTGGACAGATCTTTTGTCGTTCGATCTTTCCGCCGGCGCCCCAGTCCAAGAACTCAACCCGGACAACATCAACTTGTCGGGTAACGTCACCGACAAATTCAAAAAAGTCGTCAAAGCTCCGTTCTAA